The following DNA comes from Methanothermus fervidus DSM 2088.
ACATGGATAAAGTAATGGAAATCGCAAAAAGAAGAGGATTTTTATGGCCTTCATTTGAAATATATGAAGGACTTTCAGGATTTTATGATTATGGTCCTTTGGGAGTTCTATTAAAAAGAAAAATAATTGAAAAATGGAGAGAATACTATACAATTAAAGAAGGATTTTATGAAGTAGAGACACCAAATGTCATGCCAAAAGAAGTTTTAAAGGCATCAGGCCATGTTGATCATTTTAATGATCCAATGACAAAATGTAAAGATTGTTCAGAAATTTATAGAGCAGATCACCTTATAAAAGATGAGACAGGTGAAGATGTAGAAGGTCTCAGCAATGAAAAACTTACAGAAATAATTTCTAAGAAAAAAATAAGATGTCCTAAATGTGGGGGACACCTATCACATGTATGGAGCTATAATTTAATGTTTCAAACATTGATAGGACCAACTGGTAAAAAAGTTGGATATTTGAGGCCTGAAACTGCACAAGGAATTTTTGTTCTTTTTAAGAGATTAATGAGATTTTATAGAAATAAATTGCCTTTTGGTGTTGTACAGATTGGTAAATCATTTAGAAATGAGATATCACCTAGACAAGGTGTTATAAGGCTTCGTGAATTCACTCAAGCTGAAGCAGAAATATTTGTAGAACCAGATAACAAAACACATCCCAAATTTCATAAAGTAGCAGATGAAAAATTAAAACTTTTTTCTGCAGAAAAACAACTTAACGGTGAAAAACCTGAAAAAATTTCATTAAAAGAAGCTGTAGATGAAAATATTATATCTAGCGAATTGTTAGCTTATCACCTTTATCTAACAAAAGAGTTTCTAACTGATTTAGGAATACCTGAAGAAATGATAAGATTTAGACAACATCTACCTAGTGAAATGGCACATTATGCCGCTGATTGTTGGGATGCTGAAGTATATATGGGAGAATTTGGATGGATAGAAGTTGTAGGAATAGCTGATAGAACAAATTATGATCTTAAGTCTCACATGGAAAGTAGTGGTGAAGATCTAAGAATATTTGTTGAGTATGAAAAACCCAAATTGGTTAAAAAAGTTGAGATACATCCTAGAATGGATAAAATAGGTCCTAGATTTAAAGAAAAAGCCAAGAAAATTTTAAAAAAGCTAAAAAATATGGAACCAGAAAAAATTAAAAAAGAATTGTCTAAAAATGAAGGAAAAATTAAGATTAAGATCGACAATGAAGAATTTGAAATATATGAAGATGAAATAGAAATAAAAGAAAAAAGGAAATATATAAAAGGTAAAAAAGTTCTTCCACATGTCATTGAACCATCTTTTGGTATAGATAGAATTTTTTATGCAACAATGATACACAACTTTGTAGAAGATGATGAAAGAACTTACTTTGATTTTCCAACAGATATAGCTCCAATACCAGTTGCAGTCTTTCCATTACTCAATAAAAAAGAATTGATAAATTTAGCAATTAAAATAAAGAAAGATTTACAAAAAGAAGGTTTAATCGTTAATTATGATGAGTCAGGAACTATAGGTAGGCGTTATGCTCGTGCAGATGAAATAGGAATTCCATTTGCAATTACAGTTGACCACCAATCTATAGAAGATGGTACAGTTACAATAAGGAATAGATCTGATAAAAAACAAGTTAGGATTGCCATTAATAAAATACCAGATACTATTAAAAAATTGATCAAAGGTGATATAAAGTTCCATGAATTATTTTACCATGAAGAACTTTTAGTTCGTGATTAGATGAAACATTGTCACTTAAAAAAGAAGATAAAATATGATGGTAGTCAATTAAAACCATTTTGGGCACTGGAAGAATTAAATATAAAAGGACCTAGTATAGTCACGTGGATAGGTCCAATGAATATAAAAAAGGAAAAAATAGTAGATTATGAAGATAAAGGGAGAGAAATAAAAGGAGGAGAAATGGCACATTTTATTATTGAACATTTTGACAGCCAACCTGGTAACATAAAATTATGTTACCATAGACAAAGGATGTTAATAATGATATTAAAAGAAGAACTATTGAAGATGGGTATCAAGACAAGAAGAGAAGGCGATGATCTCTATATTAATGATTCTAAACTTACAGTGTCTATAGCCACTGCTTCAATAAGTAGTATGAAAATACATTTGGGCATAAATTTAAGTAGTGAAGGTACACCAGAAAACATAAAAACAATAGGTCTCAAAGAATGTAACTTAGATAATAAAGACATCAAAAAATTGATTAAAAATGTTGCTGAGAAGTATATAGAAGAAATTAGAAAAATTGAAGAGGATATTACAAAAACAAAAACAATGTAATGTGGGAATTAAATGGAAGTTGTATTAAATGGTATTCATGCAAATTTAAGGTTTTCAGCAGCGCATATAATACCTGGTCATGAATTTTGTGGACGCTTACATGGTCATTCGTATATTGTAGATGTTAAAGTCAAAGGTAAAGAATCTGGTAAGTTTGGTTTTGTAATTGATTTCAAAGACATTAAAAAAATCGTCCGTTCAATATGTTCAAAACTTGATCATAAGGTATTGATACCAAAGAATAATGACATGATGGAACTTGAAATCAAGAATGACTCTGTAATTTTTCAGATTGCTAATAAAAAATATGAACTTCCGAAAGAAGATTGTGTTTTGCTTGATATAAAATCAACAACTGCAGAATCGTTAGCAAAATATTTTGCAAATCTTATTTTGAAAAAAATTGAAGAGAAAAACGGATACAAAATTTCAGAAATTGAAGTGTGTGTAAATGAAGGTATTGGACAAGGAGCAATATTTAAAAAGAAAGTGAAAAAATGAAAGCACCAGTGTATGAAATATTCTCAAGTATTCAGGGAGAGGGATTATTAGTTGGAAAAAGACAAATATTTGTAAGATTTGCTGGATGTAATCTAGATTGTATATATTGTGATACACCGAAAAGTAGAGATCCTAAGAATGGGAAATTATTTTCAGTTGATGAGCTTTATAAATCAGTAAAAAGTTTGGTAACACCTGATTTACATTCTATTTGTTTGACAGGTGGAGAGCCTTTACTTTATGCTGATTTTATAAAAAAATTTTTAAAAAAATGTGAATTTAATGCTTTGTTGGAGACAAATGGATCTCTACCAGACAATGCAAAAGTAATATCGAAATTTATAGATTATGCAGCAGTAGATATAAAATTACCTAGATATATTACTGTTATGGGTGAAGAAATCATAGAAAAAGAAATTGAAACGATAAACATATTAATGGCAAAAAAGGTATACACTTATTGTAAGATTGTAGTCTTACCATCTACAAAAGTCAAAAGTTTAAAAAAAGTCGTTAAAAAAATTAGAGATGGGATTGTAAATCCGTTAGGGCTTCAAATAGTGTTACAGCCAAGTAGCCCTTTAAAAAATTGGATTGGTAAGCAAAAACGCCTACTTAAAATGTCTGAGATAATAGGTAAAGATTTTAATGTGAGAATCATACCTCAAATTCACAAGATCCTAAAATTTCGGTGAGGAGGTCTTAGTTTGGATATAGAGACGAAAATAACTGTACGCGATGCCATGACACCAAATGTTATAACAGCACCACCAAATATTAGTGTAGCAGAAGCTGCAGCAATAATGTCTAAAAAGCGTGTTGGGAGTATAATTATCAAGGACAACTCAGGTCCTATAGGATTAGTAACTGAAAGTGATATAATTAGGAAAGTTGTTGCAAAGGATTTAAAAGCTAGTGAAGTTAAAGTCAGTGAAATCATGACAAAAAATTTGATAACTATTGAACCAGAGAGCGAAATACGTGAAGCTGCTCACTTAATGGCAAAAAATAATATAAGAAGGCTTCCTGTAGTTAAGAATGGTGTCTTAGTTGGTATAATAACATCAACAGATATAATGGTAGTGGCACCAGAATTAACTGAAATTTTAGTTGAGAATGCAAGAATGAAAGAAAATGAATTTTTACAAAGAGAAGAACGAGAAGAATCAATACCAGGTGTATGTGAAATTTGTGGAACTTATGCTGAATATTTAGAAGAGGTTGATGGAAAATTTGTATGTGAGGATTGTAAAAGAGAATTAAAGGGTGAATAAAGTGAAAATCAAAGAAATAATGACAACAAATCCTATCGTTGTTTCTCCAGACATGGCAGCTACAAAAGTAAGATCTTTATTTAGGGAAGAGAGGGTAAGATGTTTTCCAGTTGTAAATAATGGTAAATTAGAGGGAGTTATTACAAGAGGAGATGTACTCCGAATCACTTCAACTAGATCTAACATAACCGTTAAAGGATTAATGGAAAAACCTACAGTTTTGTTAACGCCAGATGCAGATGTAATGGACGCTGTAAAGCGTCTTGTTTCTGCAAAAAAAACACATGCTCTCATAATTAAAGATAGTACAAGCATGGAATTAATTGGAATTGTCAGTGTTTTTGATATTTTCCAAAGTTTTTTAGATGCTAAAATAAGACCTAAAAAAGAAAAAATAAAAGATATTTTTACAGAAAATCCTGTAGTTTGTGATTATGAAGATCCTATCTACAAAGTGTGGGACAAAATGAATGAATCAGGTTATTCTGGTTTACCTGTATTAAAAAATGGAAAATTGATTGGAATCATCACCAGAAAAGATATAATTGATTCTGGATATGTTAGGATAAATAGAGAATCAAAGAAACATGTTAGAAAAAACATAGAAGTGTATAGAGTCATGAAGACTCCTCCAGTTGCTGTAACCAAAGAAGACGATGTCTATGATGCAATGAAATTAATGATAGAAAAAGATATTGGAAGACTACCAGTTGTCGAAAATCCAGAATATATTAATAACGAATCATATGTTGTAAGAAGAGCTGATCTTATTGGAATAGTCACTAGGAAGGATATTTTGAAGGCATATGTTTAAATAAATTGTAATTTTTAGTGGTTTGAGGTGTTATAATGAGAAAAAAAATTCTGGAAAATATTGGTAAGTCTCTGGATAGAGGACCTGTAGAATTTGATACTAGACTTTCAGATAAAGAAGGAGACATAATGAGTATTGCAAATAAGGATGTTATAACAGTACCGCCTGGAATTAGCGTAAAAGAAGCATCTGAAATAATGGTGAAAAATAAAGTTAGAAGATTACCAGTAGTTTCTCCAAAAAATGAGCTTCTTGGAATTATTACGGCCACAGATATTGTAGATTTTTTAGGAGGAGGAGAAAAATTTAAAATAATTGAAAATAAATATAATGATAATTTTTTAGCCGCTGTAAATGATTCAATAAAAGATATCATGACAGAAGATGCTCATTATATAACTAACAAAGATTCCATAAAGGATGCTGTTGAAAAAATGCTCAAACATGATGTTGGAGCTCTTCCTGTTGTAGATAATGAAAATAGAGTTGTAGGAATTGTATCTGAAAGAGATTTTGTATTTTTAATGGCAGGACTCATTAATGAAGAACCAGTTGCAGATTACATGACTGAAAATCCAATAACTACAACTCCTGGTACTCCAATTGAAAGTGTTTCTAAAATTATGGTAAGAAATGGTGTTAGAAGGGTACCTATAGTTGGAGAAAAAAGAAAAACACCCAAACCTGAAAGTGAAAAACTTATAGGCATTGTTACATCTACAGATATTTTAAAATTTTTAGGAAATAGTAAAGCCTTTGATAGCTTAACTTCAGCAAGTGCATTTGAGGTGTTATCAAGACCTGTAAGTGAAATAATGCAGAAAGATGTTATTAAAGTAAGTATAACTGATAATTTAGGTAAAGTGTATGAGTTGATGGATAAAAACAATGTTGGAGGACTTCCAGTGGTTGAAGATGATCAATTGCTTGGAATAATTACAGAAAGAGATTTGTTAAGAACAATAATAGCATAATTTTCAGGGTGATCAGATGAAAATTGAAGAAATCATGAATGATGAGGTAATAGTAGTTCGAGAAAATGACAGTATTTCACGAGCACGAAATTTGATGCTAAAGAATGATATAAGTCACCTACCAGTGATCAATGAGGATGAAGAACTTGTTGGAATATTGAGTGAAACAGATATTGCATCTTTGTTAAAAATAGGCGGACCTGCATGGAAAAGAAGACCGATAGATAATATATTAGTTAAACGCATAATGACAAAAAATCCTGTGACGGTTTCTCCAAATGAAGATATTAAAGATGCAGCTGATTTAATGTTAAGAAAAGATATAAGTGCACTTCCTGTAGTTGAAGATGGAAAAATTCTTGGCATCGTTACAAAAACAGATCTTGTAAGAATATATAGTGAGAAATTTAAGGGGAGATATAAAGTAGCCGATTTGATGTCAAAAGATGTTGTAACTGTAAATGAAAATACTACATTATCACATGTTGCTAAATTGTTAGATAAAAACAATATAAGTAGAGTCGTTGTTACAGCTGGCAAAGAACCTATAGGTATTATAACTGCCACTGATATATTATTTGCAAAATTAGATAAACCTTCTACTGGAGTTGCCACTGAAAAAATATTTTTTGTACGTGTAAGGCCTTATAAAAAGAAAAAACGTGTTAGATTAATTTCTACACTCACAGCAGGTGACATAATGACAGACGATCTTATTACTATAAATCAAGATTTTGACTTGTCTAAAGCTGCAAAAATCATGATCAAAAATAAAATAGGATCTTTACCAGTGATTGATGATGATGGAAAGCTAGTTGGTATAGTAACAAAAACAGATATAATTAGAGCTATATAGAGTTTTTGAGGGGGTTTTAATGCTAATAAAATACTTAATGTCCACCAATCCTGTTACAATAAACAAAAATAAAAATATTGCTGAAGCTCTTAAATCTATGGAGAAAAATAAGGTATCTTCCTTGCTTGTTGTAGATAATAACAAAAAACTTGTAGGGATTGTGACTGAAAAAGATATAGCAGGTAAATTACTTTCATCTAAATATGAAAATTTACCACCATCTCATATTTATGTATCTACAGCTATGACAAAGGATCCTATAACTGTATCTCCAAACATTACGGTAGGTAAAGCTGCTGACATAATGTTAGAAAATAGGATAAGTAATTTACCTGTCGTTGAAAATGGTGAGTTAGTTGGGATAATAACCAAAACTGATTTGTTGGACGTTTGTAAATGTAAACCTTACCGAGAATTAAAAGTGAAAGACGCCATGAGCACTGAAATAATAACTATAGGGCCTACTGACAGTTTATTACATGCTAGACGAATAATGGTTGATACAAGAATTGGAAGATTGCCAGTAATGGACGATGATATTTTAGTTGGCATAATTACTGCCAGAGATGTAGCTAAAGCAATAATAGCTTACAGAAAAATCGTTCCAGACAAATATAAATCAAGCAGAATCAGAAACTTATTAGTGCAAGATATAATGGTTCAAAATGTACGTACAGTTTCTGCAAATTTAAGTATTTCAGAAGTCACTGAAAAGCTAATTTCTTATGGATTTGGTGGTTTTCCAGTAATGAATGATGAGTTAGAAGGTTTAATAACAAAAACAGATATATTAGATGTAATTACCGAAATTGAGGGGGTTTAATTAATAAATTTAGATACATGTCCATCTTGTAATTCAAAGTTGCAAATAGATTGGAATAAAACCTGTGGTTTAAAAAAAGTACATTATGTTTGTCCAAAATGTGGAAATGAATTTAAAAAATCATTGCAGAGAATGTTAAAAAAATTTAATCTAGATATAGAACGCATTGAAAAAGGAATAAAAAGTGGAAAAATAAAATTTTATGAATCTCTTGGGTTTCCCACTTTACATTTTAAAAAAGATGTTGGAAAATTAGAAGCTGGAACAGTAATTTATTTTCACAAAAAAGTAGATATCATAAGAGGCTTTCCCAAAATACGACGTACACTACTTCTTTCTCCAACTATAGAGAAACATTTTAAGGATTTTGTTGCTGTTGAAGAAAAAATGAATGGTTACAATGTTAGAATAGCAAAGGTTGGAGAAAAAATTGTGGCATTAACACGTGGGGGCTTTATATGTCCTTTTACAACAAATAAAGTTATGGAACTATTAAATCTTGAAGATTTTTTTAATGATTTTCCAGACTTAATTGTATGTGGGGAAATGATTGGAACACATAATCCTTATGTACCCCATTATTATCCTGAAGTGGGAAAGTTAGGCTTTAGAATTTTTGATATAAGGCGTAAAGTAAGTAATGAAGCACTTTCAGTTTATGAGAAAAATAAATTATTAAAAAAATATAATCTTCCTGGTGTACGGCTTTTTGGAATCTTTGATGTAGAAGAAGCTCCAAAAAAAATTGAAGAAATAATCAAAGAATTAGAAAAAGAAAATAGAGAAGGTGTAGTGATTAAAGACCCTGAAATGAAAATACCTCCAGTTAAATATACTTGTGGACGTGCTCACCATTCAGAACTAAAGTTTGCATTTACGTTTCCTTTTGATTTTGGAAGGCATTTCTTATTTAGCAGAGTTATTAGAGAAGGTTTCCAATCCTATGAATTTAAGGAATCTAGAGAGGAAATGCGTGAAAGAGCAAAAAGAATTGGAGAATCTATACTTCTACCAATGATTGAAACGATAAAAAAAATTGCTGAAAATGGAGTAGCACATGAAGATGTAATTATAGACGTAGAAACAAAAGCTGAAGCCGAAAAATTGATAAGACATTTACGTAAACAAGGTGTAATTGCAAAACTAGTTAGTTATAAAGATGGAAAAGCGAAAATAAGGAGAATATATCAATCAACAACAGACAAAATTAAACATTACCTTAATGGAGGGCTTTACTAATTGAAGATTGGATATTTAGGTCCAAAAGGAACTTTTACAGAAGAAGCTGCTATAAAATTAAAAAAATTTGAAAAATGTAAATTGTTAAGTTTTGATTCCATTGTTGAAGTACTAGACGCTGTAGATAAAAATAAAATTGATAAAGGCGTTGTTCCAATAGAAAATTCGATAGAAGGGAGTGTAGGTATAACTTTAGATCTTTTGGCCTTTGAATATAACCTCTGTATTTATAGAGAAATAATTATACCAATAAATCATTGCTTAATTACAAATAAAGGAGTAAAGCTTAGTGATATAGAAGTTATATGTTCTCATCCTCATTCATTAGCTCAATGTCGTAAATTTATCGAAAAGTTAGGATTAAAAATTCGCTCTTTTCAAAGTACTGCTGCAGCTGCTAAATTCATAAAAGGAAAATTAAATTATGCAGCAATAGCTCCTAAAAGGGCTGCAAAATTATACAATTTACACGTAATTCAAGAAAATATACAAGATTACAAAAATAATTTTACAAGATTTATAGTGGTAGCTAAAAGGGATCATGAGTTTACAGGGGATGATAAAACATCGATAGTTTTTTCACTTGAAGATAAACCAGGACGACTTTATGAAGTTTTAAAAGAATTTGCGAAAAGAAATATAAATTTAACAAAAATAGAATCCAGACCTTTAAAGTTAGGGCTCGGAAGATACATTTTTTTCTTAGATTTTGAAGGTCATAGAAAAGAAAATAAAATTGTCGACGTATTAGACGCTGTATCCAAAAAAACGCATTTTATGAAAATATTAGGCTCATATCCTATTTCAAAAATTTATGAATCTAATTCTTTGAAGAAATAAATGTTATGCAAAATTCAAAATCGAAAAGTATATACATAGCAACTCGTATGAATAAAATATCATGATGAAAATAATTGAAGAGTTAATAAGGATAACCAAAAAATATCCTGTGGAAGATGTTCGAGTTGGAGTCTCTTGGACTGCTGTATTGAGTAAATATTGCGGAGTTGCAAACACTTTTAGCATGTTTAATATACATGGAAATTACACAAAAGATTGGGGTAAATTAACAGAAAAAGATACGAGAGAATTGGCAGAATACGTTAAATCTTGGAATTTAATTGAAGCTAGCATTGGAGTTGCAGCTATAAACTCTACTATAAAACCCAAAGGTAAGAAAAACATAAACATGTTAGAGTTGTTACCAGAAATTTCAAAAAATAAAAAAGTGACTATGATTGGTAGATTTCCAAAAGTTGATGCAATTAAAGAAGTTTCAAAAGAGTTTTGGATTTTAGAAATAAATCCTTTTTTAGTGAACCCTAAGCATAATATTTTTCCTGAATTTGCTGCAGAACAATTAATTCCAAAAAGTGATGTACTCATTATTACATCTTCAACTATAATCAACAAAACTATTGATAGGTATTTAAAACTTGTAAATGAAGATAGCTATGTAGTACTTATGGGACCAACAACACCACTTCATAAAACATTATTTGATTATGGAATTGACATTCTTGCAGGACTTGAAGTGTTAAAACCTAAGGCAATATTAGAAAAAATAAGCCAAAGTGCTGGCATGATAAGCAGTAGAGTTTGTGAAGGTGAAGTTAGGTATAGGGTTTTGGAAAAATGAAGATAAAAGAAAAAATAAAAAAATATTTGAAAAGTTTTACTAAAGATTTGTTAGATGAAGAAATAGAGATTAAGGTTGCTAATCCTAATTTAGATACTAAAAAAATAAAAGATTATCCACTGGTTAAAGGAAAAGAAATACTTTTGAGAGCGAATTTCAAAGGAAATTTTGGTGATTGCTTTACAAATTCACCAACAGTGTTTAAAGGTAAAATAAAAGATATATTAAAACATGAAAATATATCATGTCAAATTGC
Coding sequences within:
- a CDS encoding putative signal transduction protein with CBS domains (COGs: COG2524 transcriptional regulator protein~InterPro IPR000644: IPR013785~KEGG: mth:MTH1223 inosine-5'-monophosphate dehydrogenase related protein II~PFAM: CBS domain containing protein~SMART: CBS domain containing protein~SPTR: O27291 Inosine-5'-monophosphate dehydrogenase related protein II~PFAM: CBS domain), which produces MKIEEIMNDEVIVVRENDSISRARNLMLKNDISHLPVINEDEELVGILSETDIASLLKIGGPAWKRRPIDNILVKRIMTKNPVTVSPNEDIKDAADLMLRKDISALPVVEDGKILGIVTKTDLVRIYSEKFKGRYKVADLMSKDVVTVNENTTLSHVAKLLDKNNISRVVVTAGKEPIGIITATDILFAKLDKPSTGVATEKIFFVRVRPYKKKKRVRLISTLTAGDIMTDDLITINQDFDLSKAAKIMIKNKIGSLPVIDDDGKLVGIVTKTDIIRAI
- a CDS encoding putative signal transduction protein with CBS domains (COGs: COG2905 signal-transduction protein containing cAMP-binding and CBS domains~InterPro IPR000644: IPR013785~KEGG: mth:MTH1222 inosine-5'-monophosphate dehydrogenase related protein I~PFAM: CBS domain containing protein~SMART: CBS domain containing protein~SPTR: O27290 Inosine-5'-monophosphate dehydrogenase related protein I~PFAM: CBS domain), whose amino-acid sequence is MLIKYLMSTNPVTINKNKNIAEALKSMEKNKVSSLLVVDNNKKLVGIVTEKDIAGKLLSSKYENLPPSHIYVSTAMTKDPITVSPNITVGKAADIMLENRISNLPVVENGELVGIITKTDLLDVCKCKPYRELKVKDAMSTEIITIGPTDSLLHARRIMVDTRIGRLPVMDDDILVGIITARDVAKAIIAYRKIVPDKYKSSRIRNLLVQDIMVQNVRTVSANLSISEVTEKLISYGFGGFPVMNDELEGLITKTDILDVITEIEGV
- a CDS encoding ATP dependent DNA ligase (COGs: COG1423 ATP-dependent DNA ligase homolog of eukaryotic ligase III~InterPro IPR012310: IPR001072~KEGG: mth:MTH1221 hypothetical protein~PFAM: ATP dependent DNA ligase~SPTR: O27289 Conserved protein~PFAM: ATP dependent DNA ligase domain~TIGRFAM: RNA ligase, Pab1020 family), whose protein sequence is MQIDWNKTCGLKKVHYVCPKCGNEFKKSLQRMLKKFNLDIERIEKGIKSGKIKFYESLGFPTLHFKKDVGKLEAGTVIYFHKKVDIIRGFPKIRRTLLLSPTIEKHFKDFVAVEEKMNGYNVRIAKVGEKIVALTRGGFICPFTTNKVMELLNLEDFFNDFPDLIVCGEMIGTHNPYVPHYYPEVGKLGFRIFDIRRKVSNEALSVYEKNKLLKKYNLPGVRLFGIFDVEEAPKKIEEIIKELEKENREGVVIKDPEMKIPPVKYTCGRAHHSELKFAFTFPFDFGRHFLFSRVIREGFQSYEFKESREEMRERAKRIGESILLPMIETIKKIAENGVAHEDVIIDVETKAEAEKLIRHLRKQGVIAKLVSYKDGKAKIRRIYQSTTDKIKHYLNGGLY
- a CDS encoding prephenate dehydratase (COGs: COG0077 Prephenate dehydratase~InterPro IPR001086: IPR018528: IPR002912~KEGG: mth:MTH1220 chorismate mutase~PFAM: prephenate dehydratase; amino acid-binding ACT domain protein~PRIAM: Prephenate dehydratase~SPTR: O27288 Chorismate mutase~PFAM: Prephenate dehydratase; ACT domain) gives rise to the protein MKIGYLGPKGTFTEEAAIKLKKFEKCKLLSFDSIVEVLDAVDKNKIDKGVVPIENSIEGSVGITLDLLAFEYNLCIYREIIIPINHCLITNKGVKLSDIEVICSHPHSLAQCRKFIEKLGLKIRSFQSTAAAAKFIKGKLNYAAIAPKRAAKLYNLHVIQENIQDYKNNFTRFIVVAKRDHEFTGDDKTSIVFSLEDKPGRLYEVLKEFAKRNINLTKIESRPLKLGLGRYIFFLDFEGHRKENKIVDVLDAVSKKTHFMKILGSYPISKIYESNSLKK
- a CDS encoding protein of unknown function DUF364 (COGs: COG2014 conserved hypothetical protein~InterPro IPR007161~KEGG: cma:Cmaq_0299 hypothetical protein~PFAM: protein of unknown function DUF364~SPTR: A8MB57 Putative uncharacterized protein~PFAM: Domain of unknown function (DUF364)), translated to MMKIIEELIRITKKYPVEDVRVGVSWTAVLSKYCGVANTFSMFNIHGNYTKDWGKLTEKDTRELAEYVKSWNLIEASIGVAAINSTIKPKGKKNINMLELLPEISKNKKVTMIGRFPKVDAIKEVSKEFWILEINPFLVNPKHNIFPEFAAEQLIPKSDVLIITSSTIINKTIDRYLKLVNEDSYVVLMGPTTPLHKTLFDYGIDILAGLEVLKPKAILEKISQSAGMISSRVCEGEVRYRVLEK